Proteins encoded in a region of the Nicotiana tomentosiformis chromosome 9, ASM39032v3, whole genome shotgun sequence genome:
- the LOC138898856 gene encoding uncharacterized protein — translation MQRTLRVMHASDSESVELASYRLRDVAVQWYETWELSRGTNASPTVWEGFLGDFLRHYLLAEIRQARVDMFLALKQGKESVREYSLQFDSLARYTPSIVAEMSDRVHQFVVGLRPHLINECFMVALLDSMDISRIQAYAQNLKDRK, via the coding sequence atgcagaggactttaaGGGTGATGCATGCATCAGACAGTGAGTCAGTAGAGTTAGCCTCTTACCGATTGCGGGATGTTGCGGTTCAGTGGTATGAAACTTGGGAATTGTCTAGAGGGACAAATGCATCTCCAACGGTATGGGAAGGGTTCTTAGGGGATTTTTTGCGTCATTACTTGCTGGCAGAGATTCGTCAGGCAAGGGTAGACATGTTCTTGGCTCTTAAACAAGGGAAGGAGAGTGTGCGGGAGTATAGTCTCCAGTTTGATTCCTTGGCGAGGTATACCCCCTCGATTGTGGCTGAAATGAGTGACCGAGTGCATCAATTTGTGGTAGGACTTAGGCCACACCTGATTAATGAGTGTTTCATGGTCGCTTTGCTCGATAGTATGGATATTTCCCGCATCCAGGCTTATGCTCAGAATTTGAAGGATCGAAAATGA